The following proteins are encoded in a genomic region of Channa argus isolate prfri chromosome 3, Channa argus male v1.0, whole genome shotgun sequence:
- the LOC137124222 gene encoding beta-1,3-galactosyltransferase 2-like isoform X4, translating to MANRRRHFQCLRRIICILGTVIVFSIFLKFDKSLSSWSTSLSKLLWVDPASYYVAYPRNYTFIMDDTPTCRTTTPFLILIVPVAPGDKAARDAIRNSWGNEKLVLGQVVETLFIIGLHGGADAEQQQEKLREENLKHHDLIQSNFQDSYRNLTIKTMVMLEWLAAHCVKASYVIKTDSDVFLHVQNLVKLLLDPSTAKQNYMSGLVWWNSPVLRNPLTKSYMPRSVVAESEYPPYPLGMAYVMSLDLPAKILSVSPHIKPIYIEDAYLGMCLKHLGISPTDPPEQTMFIVDPRHPLSNCILSKVVAVLTTGITQMTSYWERSRQPEAKC from the coding sequence ATGGCGAACAGGAGGAGACATTTTCAATGCCTAAGACGCATCATCTGCATCCTGGGGACTGTGATAGtcttctccatctttctcaAGTTTGATAAGAGTTTGAGCAGCTGGTCTACGTCCTTATCAAAGTTACTATGGGTTGATCCTGCATCATATTATGTGGCCTATCCAAGAAACTACACATTTATCATGGATGACACACCAACATGTAGGACCACAACTCCTTTCCTGATCCTGATCGTTCCTGTTGCGCCCGGTGACAAAGCAGCTCGGGACGCCATCCGGAACTCATGGGGGAATGAGAAGCTGGTTCTGGGTCAGGTGGTCGAAACTCTCTTCATCATAGGTCTGCATGGAGGAGCTGATGCTGAGCAGCAACAGGAGAAGCTCAGAGAGGAGAACCTTAAGCACCACGACCTAATTCAGAGTAACTTCCAGGACAGCTACCGCAACCTGACCATCAAGACGATGGTCATGCTGGAGTGGTTGGCTGCTCACTGTGTTAAGGCCTCCTATGTCATAAAAACTGATTCAGACGTGTTTCTCCATGTACAGAATTTGGTTAAGCTGTTGCTGGACCCCAGCACGGCCAAACAAAACTACATGTCAGGTTTGGTGTGGTGGAATAGCCCAGTTTTAAGAAACCCATTAACAAAGTCCTACATGCCACGGTCTGTGGTCGCTGAGTCAGAGTACCCCCCATATCCTCTGGGCATGGCCTACGTCATGTCCCTGGATCTGCCTGCAAAGATCCTGAGCGTCTCACCTCACATTAAGCCCATCTACATTGAAGACGCCTACCTGGGCATGTGCCTGAAACACCTTGGCATTTCCCCCACCGACCCTCCTGAACAGACTATGTTTATTGTCGACCCCAGACATCCTCTGAGCAACTGCATCCTTTCAAAGGTGGTCGCCGTGCTTACAACAGGCATCACACAGATGACAAGTTACTGGGAGAGGAGCAGACAGCCAGAAGCCAAAtgctga
- the LOC137124222 gene encoding beta-1,3-galactosyltransferase 1-like isoform X1: MNRDVNGRVWKAAGGLGSVTPGRNFLFKMFCFFASRLKATGPDSKPLDPERVAMANRRRHFQCLRRIICILGTVIVFSIFLKFDKSLSSWSTSLSKLLWVDPASYYVAYPRNYTFIMDDTPTCRTTTPFLILIVPVAPGDKAARDAIRNSWGNEKLVLGQVVETLFIIGLHGGADAEQQQEKLREENLKHHDLIQSNFQDSYRNLTIKTMVMLEWLAAHCVKASYVIKTDSDVFLHVQNLVKLLLDPSTAKQNYMSGLVWWNSPVLRNPLTKSYMPRSVVAESEYPPYPLGMAYVMSLDLPAKILSVSPHIKPIYIEDAYLGMCLKHLGISPTDPPEQTMFIVDPRHPLSNCILSKVVAVLTTGITQMTSYWERSRQPEAKC, from the exons ATGAACCGCGATGTGAACGGCCGCGTTTGGAAAGCTGCAGGTGGTCTTGGCAGTGTCACTCCAGGcaggaattttttatttaaaatgttttgtttttttgcctctcGCCTAAAAGCTACTGGGCCAGACTCGAAGCCCCTCGACCCTGAACGGG TTGCAATGGCGAACAGGAGGAGACATTTTCAATGCCTAAGACGCATCATCTGCATCCTGGGGACTGTGATAGtcttctccatctttctcaAGTTTGATAAGAGTTTGAGCAGCTGGTCTACGTCCTTATCAAAGTTACTATGGGTTGATCCTGCATCATATTATGTGGCCTATCCAAGAAACTACACATTTATCATGGATGACACACCAACATGTAGGACCACAACTCCTTTCCTGATCCTGATCGTTCCTGTTGCGCCCGGTGACAAAGCAGCTCGGGACGCCATCCGGAACTCATGGGGGAATGAGAAGCTGGTTCTGGGTCAGGTGGTCGAAACTCTCTTCATCATAGGTCTGCATGGAGGAGCTGATGCTGAGCAGCAACAGGAGAAGCTCAGAGAGGAGAACCTTAAGCACCACGACCTAATTCAGAGTAACTTCCAGGACAGCTACCGCAACCTGACCATCAAGACGATGGTCATGCTGGAGTGGTTGGCTGCTCACTGTGTTAAGGCCTCCTATGTCATAAAAACTGATTCAGACGTGTTTCTCCATGTACAGAATTTGGTTAAGCTGTTGCTGGACCCCAGCACGGCCAAACAAAACTACATGTCAGGTTTGGTGTGGTGGAATAGCCCAGTTTTAAGAAACCCATTAACAAAGTCCTACATGCCACGGTCTGTGGTCGCTGAGTCAGAGTACCCCCCATATCCTCTGGGCATGGCCTACGTCATGTCCCTGGATCTGCCTGCAAAGATCCTGAGCGTCTCACCTCACATTAAGCCCATCTACATTGAAGACGCCTACCTGGGCATGTGCCTGAAACACCTTGGCATTTCCCCCACCGACCCTCCTGAACAGACTATGTTTATTGTCGACCCCAGACATCCTCTGAGCAACTGCATCCTTTCAAAGGTGGTCGCCGTGCTTACAACAGGCATCACACAGATGACAAGTTACTGGGAGAGGAGCAGACAGCCAGAAGCCAAAtgctga
- the LOC137124222 gene encoding beta-1,3-galactosyltransferase 1-like isoform X3, giving the protein MNRDVNGRVWKAAVAMANRRRHFQCLRRIICILGTVIVFSIFLKFDKSLSSWSTSLSKLLWVDPASYYVAYPRNYTFIMDDTPTCRTTTPFLILIVPVAPGDKAARDAIRNSWGNEKLVLGQVVETLFIIGLHGGADAEQQQEKLREENLKHHDLIQSNFQDSYRNLTIKTMVMLEWLAAHCVKASYVIKTDSDVFLHVQNLVKLLLDPSTAKQNYMSGLVWWNSPVLRNPLTKSYMPRSVVAESEYPPYPLGMAYVMSLDLPAKILSVSPHIKPIYIEDAYLGMCLKHLGISPTDPPEQTMFIVDPRHPLSNCILSKVVAVLTTGITQMTSYWERSRQPEAKC; this is encoded by the exons ATGAACCGCGATGTGAACGGCCGCGTTTGGAAAGCTGCAG TTGCAATGGCGAACAGGAGGAGACATTTTCAATGCCTAAGACGCATCATCTGCATCCTGGGGACTGTGATAGtcttctccatctttctcaAGTTTGATAAGAGTTTGAGCAGCTGGTCTACGTCCTTATCAAAGTTACTATGGGTTGATCCTGCATCATATTATGTGGCCTATCCAAGAAACTACACATTTATCATGGATGACACACCAACATGTAGGACCACAACTCCTTTCCTGATCCTGATCGTTCCTGTTGCGCCCGGTGACAAAGCAGCTCGGGACGCCATCCGGAACTCATGGGGGAATGAGAAGCTGGTTCTGGGTCAGGTGGTCGAAACTCTCTTCATCATAGGTCTGCATGGAGGAGCTGATGCTGAGCAGCAACAGGAGAAGCTCAGAGAGGAGAACCTTAAGCACCACGACCTAATTCAGAGTAACTTCCAGGACAGCTACCGCAACCTGACCATCAAGACGATGGTCATGCTGGAGTGGTTGGCTGCTCACTGTGTTAAGGCCTCCTATGTCATAAAAACTGATTCAGACGTGTTTCTCCATGTACAGAATTTGGTTAAGCTGTTGCTGGACCCCAGCACGGCCAAACAAAACTACATGTCAGGTTTGGTGTGGTGGAATAGCCCAGTTTTAAGAAACCCATTAACAAAGTCCTACATGCCACGGTCTGTGGTCGCTGAGTCAGAGTACCCCCCATATCCTCTGGGCATGGCCTACGTCATGTCCCTGGATCTGCCTGCAAAGATCCTGAGCGTCTCACCTCACATTAAGCCCATCTACATTGAAGACGCCTACCTGGGCATGTGCCTGAAACACCTTGGCATTTCCCCCACCGACCCTCCTGAACAGACTATGTTTATTGTCGACCCCAGACATCCTCTGAGCAACTGCATCCTTTCAAAGGTGGTCGCCGTGCTTACAACAGGCATCACACAGATGACAAGTTACTGGGAGAGGAGCAGACAGCCAGAAGCCAAAtgctga
- the LOC137124220 gene encoding beta-1,3-galactosyltransferase 1-like: MENRAYVFICICILAAVGVILFSPRFDKHMHNLYSVPYRIPPPSRAPSKSPSPPPTTSPSTSPEPTWEDPGPYHVAYPRNYKFIMDDTPTCRTTTPFLILIVPVAPGDKAARDAIRKTWGNEKLVLGQVVETLFIIGLPGGADAEQQQEKLREENLQHHDLIQSNFQDSYRNLTIKTMVMLEWLAAHCVKASYVIKTDSDVLLHVQNLVKLLLDPSTAKQNYMTGVVWWHSPVIRDPKNRFYLPFDIIKEPEYPPYPLGMAYVMSLDLPAKILSVSPHIKPIYIEDAYLGMCLKHLGISPTDPPEQTMFIVDPRHPLSNCILSKVVAVLTTGITQMTSYWERSRQPEAKC, from the coding sequence aTGGAGAACAGGGCATACGTCTTCATCTGCATCTGCATCCTGGCAGCAGTGGGAGTCATCCTCTTTTCCCCCAGGTTTGACAAGCATATGCACAACTTGTATTCTGTACCTTACAGAATACCACCGCCATCACGAGCACCATCAAAATCACCATCCccaccaccaacaacatcaCCATCAACATCACCTGAACCAACATGGGAGGATCCTGGGCCATATCATGTGGCCTATCCAAGAAACTACAAATTTATCATGGATGACACACCAACATGTAGGACCACAACTCCTTTCCTGATCCTGATCGTTCCTGTTGCGCCCGGTGACAAAGCAGCTCGGGACGCCATCCGGAAGACATGGGGGAATGAGAAGCTGGTTCTGGGTCAGGTGGTCGAAACTCTCTTCATCATAGGTCTGCCTGGAGGAGCTGATGCTGAGCAGCAACAGGAGAAGCTCAGAGAGGAGAACCTGCAGCACCACGACCTAATTCAGAGTAACTTCCAGGACAGCTACCGCAACCTGACCATCAAGACGATGGTCATGCTGGAGTGGTTGGCTGCTCACTGTGTTAAGGCCTCCTATGTCATAAAAACTGATTCAGACGTGTTGCTCCATGTACAGAATTTGGTTAAGCTGTTGCTAGACCCCAGCACGGCCAAACAAAACTACATGACCGGTGTGGTTTGGTGGCACAGCCCAGTTATTAGAGACCCCAAAAACAGGTTCTATTTGCCATTTGACATAATTAAAGAGCCGGAGTACCCTCCATATCCTCTGGGCATGGCCTACGTCATGTCCCTGGATCTGCCTGCAAAGATCCTGAGCGTCTCACCTCACATTAAGCCCATCTACATTGAAGACGCCTACCTGGGCATGTGCCTGAAACACCTTGGCATTTCCCCCACCGACCCTCCTGAACAGACTATGTTTATTGTCGACCCCAGACATCCTCTGAGCAACTGCATCCTTTCAAAGGTGGTCGCCGTGCTTACAACAGGCATCACACAGATGACAAGTTACTGGGAGAGGAGCAGACAGCCAGAAGCCAAATGCTGA
- the LOC137124222 gene encoding beta-1,3-galactosyltransferase 1-like isoform X2 yields the protein MNRDVNGRVWKAAGGLGSVTPVAMANRRRHFQCLRRIICILGTVIVFSIFLKFDKSLSSWSTSLSKLLWVDPASYYVAYPRNYTFIMDDTPTCRTTTPFLILIVPVAPGDKAARDAIRNSWGNEKLVLGQVVETLFIIGLHGGADAEQQQEKLREENLKHHDLIQSNFQDSYRNLTIKTMVMLEWLAAHCVKASYVIKTDSDVFLHVQNLVKLLLDPSTAKQNYMSGLVWWNSPVLRNPLTKSYMPRSVVAESEYPPYPLGMAYVMSLDLPAKILSVSPHIKPIYIEDAYLGMCLKHLGISPTDPPEQTMFIVDPRHPLSNCILSKVVAVLTTGITQMTSYWERSRQPEAKC from the exons ATGAACCGCGATGTGAACGGCCGCGTTTGGAAAGCTGCAGGTGGTCTTGGCAGTGTCACTCCAG TTGCAATGGCGAACAGGAGGAGACATTTTCAATGCCTAAGACGCATCATCTGCATCCTGGGGACTGTGATAGtcttctccatctttctcaAGTTTGATAAGAGTTTGAGCAGCTGGTCTACGTCCTTATCAAAGTTACTATGGGTTGATCCTGCATCATATTATGTGGCCTATCCAAGAAACTACACATTTATCATGGATGACACACCAACATGTAGGACCACAACTCCTTTCCTGATCCTGATCGTTCCTGTTGCGCCCGGTGACAAAGCAGCTCGGGACGCCATCCGGAACTCATGGGGGAATGAGAAGCTGGTTCTGGGTCAGGTGGTCGAAACTCTCTTCATCATAGGTCTGCATGGAGGAGCTGATGCTGAGCAGCAACAGGAGAAGCTCAGAGAGGAGAACCTTAAGCACCACGACCTAATTCAGAGTAACTTCCAGGACAGCTACCGCAACCTGACCATCAAGACGATGGTCATGCTGGAGTGGTTGGCTGCTCACTGTGTTAAGGCCTCCTATGTCATAAAAACTGATTCAGACGTGTTTCTCCATGTACAGAATTTGGTTAAGCTGTTGCTGGACCCCAGCACGGCCAAACAAAACTACATGTCAGGTTTGGTGTGGTGGAATAGCCCAGTTTTAAGAAACCCATTAACAAAGTCCTACATGCCACGGTCTGTGGTCGCTGAGTCAGAGTACCCCCCATATCCTCTGGGCATGGCCTACGTCATGTCCCTGGATCTGCCTGCAAAGATCCTGAGCGTCTCACCTCACATTAAGCCCATCTACATTGAAGACGCCTACCTGGGCATGTGCCTGAAACACCTTGGCATTTCCCCCACCGACCCTCCTGAACAGACTATGTTTATTGTCGACCCCAGACATCCTCTGAGCAACTGCATCCTTTCAAAGGTGGTCGCCGTGCTTACAACAGGCATCACACAGATGACAAGTTACTGGGAGAGGAGCAGACAGCCAGAAGCCAAAtgctga